A stretch of the Aphis gossypii isolate Hap1 chromosome 2, ASM2018417v2, whole genome shotgun sequence genome encodes the following:
- the LOC114121360 gene encoding intraflagellar transport protein 80 homolog gives MRFKSTIIKDSEDHFVVCIGWTGNDEIIIGRNDSTLSKWSQTSKESIKLCDFSDESSYPIDLHILSSTQRLTNKNAGIEQILITSSNGKLHLMSKTSKIDKTVDAHEGNVTVGKWSPDGSTLLTAGEDGSIKIWSRIGMLRTKLVVNAEPILSADWNSDSSKIVYTQHDTLCIKSLKANIKTIRIRGHSDLILKVSWCRANDLIVSGGEDCYYKIWDSYGNSVFVSEKLTHPVTSHCWKSDGNLLVVSFYNTILICNQYGVVLSTNYVDCGSICTLCWSPDSTQVAAVCANGRLMVSTLVERSISRRNFHCLITSRKTMAVKDVLNETKENLDFPERIVHVAMEYNHLIVTTCTQCFVYQMPNLNTPQIINLKDTNVFMIILTEKYFAILSISRVDIYTFDCKLVSSPKWPSMQCDAVQRNHVSISDHILAVRDQLNDKMIHVFEIAPLIALPTIKHEFAVTDVQLMTTKFQDKRYLALIDSNMNIFIVHIGHKDCAKTYKLGSMFHSMCWNNQTESLAALQYTNLIVWYDPLLLLNDQILVRKSLEKSDLSLYGNKFNIELYEDNMVSLINTDGVKIFIQVSPYLEAMKNYIGASKWMECRIVCREMKNEAMWALLAGSAVLAKQLDTAEECFLAIGQIERATYIQHIKTISDRTVQESSLALLSGKTSEAESILLRNGSTFKAIMFNIHIHNWSRALELAVKHKKYLNMVIYKRRNYLEFYKKEETNEKFLKYSNVEIDNDEILKEIEEENQRL, from the exons AAACGATTCAACATTATCAAAATGGAGCCAAACCTCAAaagaaagtattaaattatgcgACTTTTCTGATGAATCGTCGTATCCTATAgatttacacatattatctAGTACTCAGAGGCTCACGAACAAGAATGCAGGAATTGAACAAATCCTTATAACTTCATCAAATG gcAAGTTACATTTAATGAGCAAAACATCTAAAATTGATAAGACCGTAGACGCCCATGAAGGTAATGTAACGGTCGGGAAATGGAGTCCTGATGGTTCTACTTTATTAACAg CTGGCGAGGATGGatctataaaaatttggtCTCGTATCGGTATGTTGAGAACAAAATTAGTCGTAAATGCTGAGCCAATATTGTCGGCCGACTGGAATTCCGATTCATCTAAAATTGTGTATACTCAACATGATacactttgtattaaatcattaaaagcgaatattaaaactattaga attcGAGGCCATAGTGATCTTATACTCAAAGTGTCGTGGTGCAGAGCCAACGATTTGATTGTGTCAGGGGGCGAAGATTGTTACTATaag atttggGATTCATATGGAAATTCTGTATTTGTGAGTGAAAAACTCACACATCCAGTAACATCTCATTGTTGGAAGTCGGATGGAAATTTGTTAGTTGTTAGCTTTTACAATACCATTCTAATTTGTAATCAATACGGA GTAGTTTTATCGACAAATTATGTTGATTGTGGAAGCATTTGTACTCTTTGTTGGTCGCCGGATAGTACTCAAGTAGCTGCTGTGTGTGCTAATGGAAGACTAATGGTTTCTACTTTGGTGGAAag AAGTATTTCGAGACGAAATTTTCATTGTTTGATTACATCACGGAAAACAATGGCTGTTAAGGATGTATTAAACGAAACTAAAGAAAACCTCGATTTCCCCGAACGTATCGTTCATGTAGCTATGGAATACAATCATTTAATAGTAACCACTTGCACGCAGTGTTTTGTTTATCAAATGCCAAACCTAAACACTCctcaaattatcaatttaaaagacACAAACgtgtttatgataattttaactgaaaa gtattttgctatattatcaataagcCGAGTAGACATTTACACGTTTGACTGTAAATTGGTTTCGTCTCCTAAGTGGCCGAGTATGCAATGTGACGCAGTTCAAAGGAATCACGTATCTATATCTGATCATATATTGGCCGTAAGAGACCAACTGAATGACAAaa TGATACACGTTTTTGAAATAGCACCGTTGATTGCATTACCTACAATTAAACACGAATTTGCAGTTACTGATGTACAGTTGATGACCACCAAGTTTCAAGATAAACGTTATTTGGCGTTGATCGATTCGAATATGAACATATTTATCGTCCATATAGGACACAAGGACTGTGCTAAGACCTACAAACTTG GTTCAATGTTTCATAGCATGTGCTGGAACAATCAAACAGAATCGCTGGCTGCGTTGCAATATACAAATCTAATAGTGTGGTATGACCCTTTACTGTTATTGAATGACCAAATCCTTGTGCGGAAGTCGCTAGAAAAAAGTGATTTAAG TTTAtatggtaataaatttaacatcgaGTTATACGAAGACAATATGGTGAGTTTAATCAACACGGACGgcgtaaaaatattcattcagGTGTCTCCTTACTTGGAAGCTATGAAGAATTACATCGGTGCGAGTAAATGGATGGAATGTCGAATCGTATGCCGAGAGATGAAGAATGAAGCAATGTGGGCACTTCTAGCCGGCTCTGCTGTGTTGGCTAAACAGCTTGACACTGCTGAGGAGTGTTTTCTTGCTATCGGACAGATCGAGCGAGCGACATATATCCAACACATAAAG ACGATATCTGATAGAACAGTACAAGAGTCATCACTAGCTTTGCTATCTGGAAAAACATCGGAAGCCGAATCCATTTTACTCAGAAACGGATCCACATTTAAAGCTATTATGTttaacatacatatacataattggAGTAG AGCTTTGGAATTAgcagtaaaacataaaaaatatctaaacatggttatttataaacgaagaaattatttagaattttacaaaaaagaagaaacaaatgaaaagtttttaaaatactctaAT GTTGAAATTGATAACGACGAAATCTTGAAAGAAATCGAAGAAGAAAATCAACgattgtaa